A genomic region of Antennarius striatus isolate MH-2024 chromosome 16, ASM4005453v1, whole genome shotgun sequence contains the following coding sequences:
- the nucb1 gene encoding nucleobindin-1 isoform X2 encodes MWMKSTPIWLLLLSVSAGVLSVPIDRDAGKQEVKEEAQEEENGDTGLYYDRYLREVIEVLETDPHFREKLQTANTEDIKNGRLNKELDLVSHHVRTRLDELKRQEVSRLRMLLKAKLDSTNVQTLQMDHASLLKQFEHLDPHNQNTFEAKDLELLISTATKDLENYDAERHEEFKRYEMLKEHERREYLKGLDQEKREKEEDRLQKLKEKHRQHPKVNAPGSVAQLREVWEETDGLDPQEFNPKTFFKLHDANEDDVLDEQELEALFTKELEKVYDPKNEEDDMMEMEEERLRMREHVMKNVDTNKDRLVSLDEFLKSTEKKEFNNPKEWETLDTKPVYTEEELQRFEAELRDKEEELKRKVETLRQEQELLKERGKALEAQKREYQQAVLEMSQRQREQPAADGRPPAGPHGELKFQPAAQKAGEEKGPAEQEVQNNLPAEPPQNLPQHT; translated from the exons ATGTG GATGAAGTCGACCCCCatctggctgctgctgctgtccgtCTCCGCTGGGGTCCTGTCGGTGCCGATCGATCGCGATGCGGGCAAACAGGAGGTTAAAGAGGAggcgcaggaggaggagaacggg GACACCGGTCTGTACTACGACAGGTACCTCCGGGAGGTGATCGAGGTTCTGGAAACGGACCCCCACTTCAGGGAGAAGCTCCAGACGGCGAACACAGAGGACATCAAG AACGGGCGTCTCAATAAGGAGTTGGACCTGGTGAGTCACCACGTCAGGACGCGGCTGGACGAGCTGAAGCGTCAGGAGGTGTCCCGCCTGCGGATGCTGCTGAAGGCCAAGCTGGACAGCACCAACGTCCAGA CCCTGCAGATGGACCACGCCTCCCTGCTGAAGCAGTTCGAGCACCTGGATCCACACAACCAGAACACGTTCGAAGCCAAAGATCTGGAGCTGCTGATCTCCACC GCCACCAAAGACCTGGAGAACTACGACGCCGAGCGACACGAGGAGTTCAAACGCTACGAGATGCTGAAGGAGCACGAGAGGAGGGAGTACCTGAAGGGCCTGGACcaggagaagagggagaaggaggaggaccGGCTGCAGAAGCTGAAGGAGAAACACCGACAGCACCCTAAAGTCAACGCTCCG GGGAGCGTCGCTCAGCTGAGGGAAGTCTGGGAGGAGACGGACGGGCTGGACCCCCAGGAGTTCAACCCCAAGACCTTCTTTAAACTCCACG ACGCCAACGAGGACGACGTTCTGGACGAGCAGGAGCTGGAGGCGCTGTTCACCAAGGAG CTGGAGAAAGTCTACGACCCCAAGAACGAGGAGGACGACatgatggagatggaggaggagcgtCTGAGGATGAGGGAACACGTGATGAAGAAC GTGGACACCAATAAAGACCGTCTGGTCAGCCTGGACGAGTTCCTCAAGTCCACCGAGAAGAAGGAGTTCAACAACCCCAAGGAGTGGGAG ACTCTGGACACCAAACCGGTCTACACGGAGGAGGAGCTCCAGAGATTTGAGGCGGAGCTTCGCGACAAAGAGGAGGAGCTAAAGAGGAAGGTGGAGACTCTGCGTCAGGAGCAGGAGCTGCTGAAGGAGCGAGGCAAAGCCCTGGAGGCCCAGAAGAGGGAGTACCAGCAG GCGGTGCTGGAGATGTCCCAGCGGCAGCGGGAGCAGCCAGCGGCGGACGGCCGCCCCCCCGCCGGCCCCCACGGAGAACTCAAGTTCCAGCCGGCGGCGCAGAAAGCAGGAG agGAAAAAGGCCCGGCTGAACAGGAAGTCCAGAACAACCTCCCCGCCGAGCCGCCGCAGAATCTGCCCCAGCACacctaa
- the ccndx gene encoding cyclin Dx, translated as MDTSLCVSLWCEEVEEDQDQDQDLDQDQDQDQDQDQDQDQDQDQDLDRIQTGALGHITPQLRAPWDPTVSGQRVIQRLLQVEGRYLPPMLYVTLIQRDPERREELAKWALEVCCDCGCDEAVFPLAVSLMDRFLSATLSPPVSPSCLAAGCILIASKLAECENITADVLCAAAEYSCSPPSLREMERVILATLRWDTAAVTPQDFLPHFLASIGERGDGIDPAGGPLSTLRRHSDTLAAMCVCDSRFLGAPPSLVAAAALNCALRGLGDRGAPQLAVLGETLAELCQTDQAVLQSYSDMIEFVLRQRLRSGGPQGPTEKEEEEEVENERPGTPTDMREIDF; from the exons ATGGACACaagcctgtgtgtgtctctgtggtgtgaggaggtggaggaggaccaggaccaggaccaggacctggaccaggaccaggaccaggaccaggaccaggaccaggaccaggaccaggaccaggaccaggacctggACCGGATCCAGACCGGGGCCCTGGGTCACATCACGCCTCAGCTGCGGGCCCCCTGGGACCCCACGGTGTCGGGGCAGCGTGTGATCCAGAGGCTGCTCCAGGTGGAGGGGCGCTACCTGCCCCCCATGCTCTACGTCACCCTGATCCAGAGGGACCCGGAGCGGCGGGAGGAGCTCGCCAAGTGGGCCCTGGAG gTGTGCTGTGACTGCGGGTGTGACGAGGCGGTCTTCCCCCTGGCCGTGTCCCTGATGGACCGCTTCCTGTCGGCCACCCTGTCCCCCCCCGTCTCGCCCTCCTGCCTCGCCGCCGGCTGCATCCTCATCGCCTCCAAACTCGCCGAGTGTGAGAACATCACGGCCGACGTGCTCTGCGCCGCCGCCGAGTACAGCTGCAGCCCCCCCAGCCTGAGG GAGATGGAGCGCGTCATCCTGGCCACCCTCCGGTGGGACACCGCAGCGGTGACCCCGCAGGACTTCCTCCCGCACTTTCTCGCCTCCATCGGGGAGCGAGGGGACGGCATCGACCCCGCAGGGGGGCCCCTGTCCACACTGCGGCGACACAGCGACACGCTGGCCGCCATGTGCGTCTGCGACTCCCGCTTCCTGGGCGCGCCCCCGTCGCTCGTGGCCGCGGCGGCCCTGAACTGCGCCCTGCGGGGTCTGGGGGACAGAGGGGCCCCCCAGCTGGCTGTTCTGGGGGAGACGCTGGCGGAGCTCTGCCAGACAGACCAG GCGGTGCTGCAGAGCTACAGCGACATGATCGAGTTCGTCCTCCGGCAGCGGCTGAGGAGCGGAGGCCCCCAGGGGCCCacggagaaggaggaggaggaggaggtggagaacgAGAGGCCCGGGACCCCCACCGACATGAGAGAGATCGATTTCTGA
- the nucb1 gene encoding nucleobindin-1 isoform X1, translated as MCRMKSTPIWLLLLSVSAGVLSVPIDRDAGKQEVKEEAQEEENGDTGLYYDRYLREVIEVLETDPHFREKLQTANTEDIKNGRLNKELDLVSHHVRTRLDELKRQEVSRLRMLLKAKLDSTNVQTLQMDHASLLKQFEHLDPHNQNTFEAKDLELLISTATKDLENYDAERHEEFKRYEMLKEHERREYLKGLDQEKREKEEDRLQKLKEKHRQHPKVNAPGSVAQLREVWEETDGLDPQEFNPKTFFKLHDANEDDVLDEQELEALFTKELEKVYDPKNEEDDMMEMEEERLRMREHVMKNVDTNKDRLVSLDEFLKSTEKKEFNNPKEWETLDTKPVYTEEELQRFEAELRDKEEELKRKVETLRQEQELLKERGKALEAQKREYQQAVLEMSQRQREQPAADGRPPAGPHGELKFQPAAQKAGEEKGPAEQEVQNNLPAEPPQNLPQHT; from the exons ATGTG CAGGATGAAGTCGACCCCCatctggctgctgctgctgtccgtCTCCGCTGGGGTCCTGTCGGTGCCGATCGATCGCGATGCGGGCAAACAGGAGGTTAAAGAGGAggcgcaggaggaggagaacggg GACACCGGTCTGTACTACGACAGGTACCTCCGGGAGGTGATCGAGGTTCTGGAAACGGACCCCCACTTCAGGGAGAAGCTCCAGACGGCGAACACAGAGGACATCAAG AACGGGCGTCTCAATAAGGAGTTGGACCTGGTGAGTCACCACGTCAGGACGCGGCTGGACGAGCTGAAGCGTCAGGAGGTGTCCCGCCTGCGGATGCTGCTGAAGGCCAAGCTGGACAGCACCAACGTCCAGA CCCTGCAGATGGACCACGCCTCCCTGCTGAAGCAGTTCGAGCACCTGGATCCACACAACCAGAACACGTTCGAAGCCAAAGATCTGGAGCTGCTGATCTCCACC GCCACCAAAGACCTGGAGAACTACGACGCCGAGCGACACGAGGAGTTCAAACGCTACGAGATGCTGAAGGAGCACGAGAGGAGGGAGTACCTGAAGGGCCTGGACcaggagaagagggagaaggaggaggaccGGCTGCAGAAGCTGAAGGAGAAACACCGACAGCACCCTAAAGTCAACGCTCCG GGGAGCGTCGCTCAGCTGAGGGAAGTCTGGGAGGAGACGGACGGGCTGGACCCCCAGGAGTTCAACCCCAAGACCTTCTTTAAACTCCACG ACGCCAACGAGGACGACGTTCTGGACGAGCAGGAGCTGGAGGCGCTGTTCACCAAGGAG CTGGAGAAAGTCTACGACCCCAAGAACGAGGAGGACGACatgatggagatggaggaggagcgtCTGAGGATGAGGGAACACGTGATGAAGAAC GTGGACACCAATAAAGACCGTCTGGTCAGCCTGGACGAGTTCCTCAAGTCCACCGAGAAGAAGGAGTTCAACAACCCCAAGGAGTGGGAG ACTCTGGACACCAAACCGGTCTACACGGAGGAGGAGCTCCAGAGATTTGAGGCGGAGCTTCGCGACAAAGAGGAGGAGCTAAAGAGGAAGGTGGAGACTCTGCGTCAGGAGCAGGAGCTGCTGAAGGAGCGAGGCAAAGCCCTGGAGGCCCAGAAGAGGGAGTACCAGCAG GCGGTGCTGGAGATGTCCCAGCGGCAGCGGGAGCAGCCAGCGGCGGACGGCCGCCCCCCCGCCGGCCCCCACGGAGAACTCAAGTTCCAGCCGGCGGCGCAGAAAGCAGGAG agGAAAAAGGCCCGGCTGAACAGGAAGTCCAGAACAACCTCCCCGCCGAGCCGCCGCAGAATCTGCCCCAGCACacctaa
- the tbc1d17 gene encoding TBC1 domain family member 17 has product MEQTEDPKLIFEKEGVYLHTNAKRTNQNTSIPGFIRIVERGGVPALEWSPLAEEGRSTPAVLYSKKDGEGGEEDTNFDPGYEPDWAVISTVKTDRDHVPVRDSGQWSFSLPLSELYSLRRARFSLGRNFLVLKSRGGHSLPPLHFHRGGTRELLRALQRYIILDQSPVDGRLFLAYPLDSSALSQSFDRLQLFDDGSDLVSRFIQDPYATTFGGFSKVTNFFRAALRPPDSPAYSRVSQDPNAPSQPDDEPGFELITCGAELGPRPEVSRGRPLDRWDDFLDPEGRVTNPERVKELVFRGGVTPSLRKEVWKFLLGFYPWSSTSRERDDILRVKTDEYFRMKVQWKSVSEEQEMRNSLLRGYRNLIERDVDRTDRHNTFFSGDDNPGLTLLHDVLMTYCMYNFDLGYVQGMSDLLSPVLFVTQNEVESFWCLTGFMELVHQNFEESQEAMKQQLLQLSILLKALDPELCDFLDSQDSGSLCFCFRWLLIWFKREFPFEDILLLWEVLWSRLPCENFHLLIACAILESQRGELIGSDHDFNTILKHINELTMKLDVRSVLREAESIYLQLVQCQELPLKVQQVLGLYVPPSSDEDSPDTPTRETSLLGQSQAGTAAAATSSPGRSPPAS; this is encoded by the exons ATGGAGCAAACCGAGGATCCCAAG tTGATATTCGAGAAGGAGGGGGTGTACCTCCACACCAACGCCAAGAGGACCAACCAGAACACGTCCATCCCGGGGTTCATCCGGATCGTGGAGCGG GGTGGGGTCCCGGCGTTGGAGTGGagcccgctggccgaggagggTCGCAGCACCCCCGCCGTGCTCTACAGCAAGAAG gatggagaaggaggagaggaagacacGAACTTTGACCCCGGCTATGAACCGGATTGGGCGGTGATCAGCACCGTGAAGACGGACAGAGACCACGTCCCCGTCAGAGATTCAG gccaGTGGTCGTTCTCCCTGCCCCTGTCGGAGCTGTACTCCCTCCGACGGGCTCGCTTCTCCTTGGGCCGGAACTTCCTGGTGCTGAAGAGCCGAGGCGGACACTCGCTGCCTCCTCTTCACTTCCACAGAGGAGGAACGCGGGAGCTGCTGAGGGCGCTGCAGCGCTACATCATCCTGGACCA GTCGCCGGTGGACGGGCGGCTCTTCCTCGCCTACCCCCTGGACTCCAGCGCTCTGTCCCAGTCGTTTGATCGGCTGCAGCTGTTTGACGACGGCTCCGATCTCGTCTCA aggtTCATTCAGGATCCTTACGCCACCACGTTCGGCGGATTCTCCAAAGTCACCAATTTCTTCCGGGCGGCGCTGCGGCCCCCGGACTCCCCGGCCTACTCTCGTGTCTCTCAGGATCCCAACGCGCCGTCGCAGCCGGACGACGAGCCGGGCTTCGAACTCATCACCTGC GGGGCGGAGCTGGGACCCAGACCGGAGGTCAGCAGGGGGCGCCCTCTGGACAGATGGGACGACTTCCTGGACCCAGAAGGCCGAGTGACGAACCCAGAGCGGGTGAAGGAGCTGGTGTTCAGAGGG ggCGTCACGCCGTCGCTGAGGAAGGAGGTGTGGAAGTTCCTCCTGGGTTTCTACCCGTGGAGCAGCACGTCCAGGGAGAGAGACGACATCCTGAGGGTCAAAAC GGACGAGTACTTCCGGATGAAGGTGCAGTGGAAGTCGGTGAGCGAAGAGCAGGAGATGAGGAACTCCCTCCTCCGAGGATACCGGAACCTGATAG agcGAGACGTGGACCGGACCGACAGACACAACACCTTCTTCTCCGGCGACGACAACCCGGGCCTGACGCTGCTGCACGACGTCCTGATGACCTACTGCATGTACAACTTCGATCTGG GTTACGTCCAGGGGATGAGCGACCTCCTGTCTCCGGTGCTGTTCGTCACGCAGAACGAGGTGGAGTCCTTCTGGTGTCTGACGGGCTTCATGGAGCTGGTG cACCAGAACTTCGAGGAGTCCCAGGAGGCCATgaagcagcagctcctgcagctcagCATCCTGCTGAAGGCGCTCGACCCGGAGCTGTGCGACTTCCTGG ACTCTCAGGACAGCGGCTCGCTCTGCTTCTGCTTCCGGTGGCTCCTCATCTGGTTCAAGAGGGAGTTCCCGTTTGAGGACATCCTCCTGCTGTGGGAG GTCCTCTGGTCACGTCTTCCGTGCGAGAACTTCCACCTGCTGATCGCCTGCGCCATCCTGGAGTCCCAGCGGGGGGAGCTGATCGGCTCCGACCACGACTTCAACACCATCCTCAAA CACATCAACGAGCTGACCATGAAGCTGGACGTGAGGAGCGTCCTGCGCGAAGCCGAGTCCATCTACCTGCAGCTGGTCCAGTGTCAg GAGCTTCCTCTCAAGGTGCAGCAGGTTTTGGGGCTCTACGTCCCCCCCAGCTCCGACGAGGACAGCCCGGACACCCCAACCCGCGAGACCAGCCTCCTCGGCCAATCACAGGCAGGAacggctgctgctgctacttccAGTCCCGGGCGCAGCCCCCCCGCATCGTAG